The proteins below come from a single Candidatus Fermentibacter sp. genomic window:
- a CDS encoding Nramp family divalent metal transporter — MRAEAGAEPRRSGLLRRAALFLAVMGPGIITANVDNDAGGLATYSQAGAQFGLRLLWLMIPITIFLVMVQEMVNRMGVVTGRGLSDMIRERFGVRVTFSLMLLILATNFANITAEFAGIASAGQILGLPPSVAIPVCTVLVWLLVTKASYRIVERVFLVACVFYLAYPLTLFIMRPDLPAISRAFVQPDLDLSGPFVVMAVGLIGTTIAPWMQFYQQASVAEKNIPVKDYAYSRLDTVLGCIVVSLVASCIVIVCAGELYASGIPVESAADAARALEPLAGRLSSYLFAFGLLNASVFAASILPLSTSYTICEAFGWESGVGRDFRSAPQFYVLYTALLVLGAGSMLIPGIPYMKVMFWSQVVNGLVLPVVLVFMLILVNDSSQMGSHVNGRLYNAICIAVIALVAAVSLAMPVTLLVQ, encoded by the coding sequence TTGCGGGCTGAAGCGGGGGCGGAGCCTCGCAGATCGGGCCTCCTGAGGCGGGCGGCCCTCTTCCTGGCCGTGATGGGCCCCGGCATCATCACGGCCAACGTGGACAACGACGCAGGAGGCCTCGCGACGTACAGCCAGGCCGGGGCCCAGTTCGGCCTGAGGCTCCTCTGGCTGATGATCCCGATCACGATCTTCCTCGTCATGGTCCAGGAGATGGTAAACCGGATGGGCGTGGTCACCGGCAGGGGCCTGTCGGACATGATCCGCGAGAGGTTCGGCGTCAGGGTGACGTTCTCTCTCATGCTGCTGATCCTGGCCACGAATTTCGCCAACATCACAGCGGAGTTCGCCGGCATCGCCTCGGCCGGCCAGATCCTCGGTCTGCCGCCTTCGGTGGCGATCCCGGTCTGCACCGTGCTGGTTTGGCTGCTGGTGACGAAAGCCAGCTACAGGATCGTCGAGAGGGTGTTCCTCGTGGCGTGCGTCTTCTACCTGGCCTATCCCCTGACGCTCTTCATCATGCGGCCCGATCTCCCGGCCATCTCGAGGGCCTTCGTACAGCCGGACCTCGACCTCTCGGGGCCGTTCGTGGTGATGGCGGTGGGGCTCATCGGCACGACGATCGCTCCCTGGATGCAGTTCTACCAGCAGGCCTCCGTGGCCGAGAAGAACATCCCGGTGAAGGACTATGCCTATTCCAGGCTGGACACCGTCCTGGGCTGCATCGTGGTGAGTCTGGTGGCCTCCTGCATCGTGATAGTCTGCGCCGGTGAGCTGTACGCCTCGGGCATCCCCGTGGAGAGCGCCGCCGACGCGGCACGGGCCCTCGAGCCCCTCGCCGGCAGGCTCAGCTCCTACCTGTTCGCCTTCGGGCTCCTGAACGCGTCGGTATTCGCGGCGAGCATACTTCCCCTCTCGACGTCCTACACGATATGCGAGGCATTCGGATGGGAGTCCGGGGTCGGCAGGGACTTCAGGTCCGCCCCGCAGTTCTACGTCCTCTACACGGCGCTCCTCGTGCTCGGGGCGGGCTCGATGCTCATCCCGGGCATCCCGTACATGAAGGTGATGTTCTGGTCTCAGGTCGTGAACGGACTGGTGCTGCCCGTCGTGCTCGTCTTCATGCTCATCCTGGTGAACGACTCCTCGCAGATGGGAAGCCATGTCAACGGCAGGCTCTACAATGCGATCTGCATCGCAGTGATAGCCCTGGTGGCGGCCGTGAGCCTCGCGATGCCGGTCACCCTGCTCGTGCAGTGA
- a CDS encoding radical SAM protein, with protein MKFFDRTPPGPIAPAGLHHYRRGSRRVHLRVGRDGSGVLSIDASKIVHLNRTACDMAWLVLEGVPRREAVKRIRGLYRTGSGRAGTDIDSVGRAIDAFLEEGSACPVEFLGLDRLEPFSVPVEAPFRADLALTYRCNVDCLHCYNGDRRSTELDTDSWRRIMGILWDAGVPHACFTGGEATLRDDLPDLIAHAESIGMVAGLLTNGVRLADRTYIDTLAGAGLDYVQITLESPEERVHNGMTRSDSFASTVEGLRNTAAAGMYAITNTTVTRLNAGTAAAMPGFLKSLGIGAFAMNSIIHSGRGPTSGVELSPDETCDILLRVRSEADRLGMRMIWYSPTRYCDLDPVALGLGPKRCTAGQYNICVEPDGSVIPCQSYYEKAGNLLTDSWDSIYNSRLFRSIRERDWLGEECRECSDRDLCGGGCPLPAGGPGVACPDMLSNP; from the coding sequence ATGAAGTTCTTCGACAGGACTCCTCCGGGCCCGATCGCACCCGCCGGGCTCCACCACTACAGGCGCGGCTCCAGGAGGGTCCACCTGAGGGTGGGGCGGGACGGGAGCGGCGTGCTCTCCATAGACGCCTCGAAGATAGTGCACCTCAACCGGACCGCCTGCGACATGGCATGGCTCGTCCTCGAGGGGGTGCCGCGCCGCGAGGCGGTGAAGAGGATCAGGGGCCTGTACAGGACCGGGTCCGGTCGTGCCGGGACGGACATCGATTCCGTCGGGCGGGCCATAGATGCGTTCCTGGAGGAGGGGTCGGCCTGCCCCGTCGAGTTCCTGGGGCTCGACAGGCTGGAGCCTTTCTCCGTGCCGGTCGAGGCACCGTTCAGGGCCGATCTCGCCCTGACCTACAGGTGCAACGTCGACTGCCTCCACTGCTACAACGGAGACAGGCGGAGCACCGAGCTGGACACGGACTCCTGGCGCCGGATCATGGGCATCCTGTGGGATGCCGGGGTGCCGCACGCCTGCTTCACTGGAGGCGAGGCCACGCTGAGAGACGACCTGCCCGATCTGATAGCCCATGCCGAGAGCATCGGCATGGTTGCGGGACTCCTGACCAACGGCGTCAGGCTCGCCGACAGGACATACATCGACACGCTGGCCGGGGCCGGCCTCGACTACGTCCAGATCACGCTGGAATCCCCCGAGGAACGGGTCCACAACGGCATGACACGGTCCGACTCGTTCGCGAGCACCGTCGAGGGTCTGAGGAACACCGCAGCTGCGGGCATGTACGCCATCACCAACACCACCGTCACGAGGCTGAACGCCGGAACCGCCGCCGCGATGCCCGGCTTCCTGAAGAGCCTCGGGATAGGTGCCTTCGCGATGAACAGCATCATCCACAGCGGCCGGGGGCCGACCTCGGGCGTCGAGCTCTCGCCGGACGAGACCTGCGACATCCTCCTGCGGGTGAGATCCGAGGCCGACCGGCTGGGGATGAGGATGATCTGGTATTCGCCGACCAGGTACTGCGATCTCGACCCGGTCGCACTCGGGCTGGGGCCCAAGAGGTGCACGGCGGGACAGTATAACATCTGCGTCGAGCCGGACGGTTCGGTCATACCGTGCCAGAGCTACTACGAGAAGGCTGGAAACCTGCTCACCGACTCCTGGGACAGTATTTACAATTCCCGTCTCTTCCGGTCGATCCGCGAAAGGGACTGGCTTGGTGAAGAGTGCCGGGAGTGCAGCGACAGGGACCTCTGCGGGGGAGGCTGCCCGCTTCCTGCGGGCGGTCCCGGGGTCGCCTGCCCCGACATGCTCTCCAACCCCTGA
- a CDS encoding SprT family zinc-dependent metalloprotease, protein MTGVPRTVSVGVSPGIEISVRRSTRARRVSLRVSAGRAELVVPAGVSESRAREFAESNAAWIVRKLEESRAHAAPVPAATGLPSMDVLASEGARFPYRGATGVVRVEIGDYRRIRVEKDGCFVVHAPAGATAVSVEKALRVFLDGELESVFRMCQARFRAETGRTAAGLRFRDMKTLWGSCSASGMVTLNRQLSRLPVAIVEYTSYHELCHILVKGHGREFWSLLAGLVPDCRSCRDYLRKCR, encoded by the coding sequence GTGACGGGCGTTCCCCGGACCGTATCTGTCGGAGTGTCGCCCGGGATAGAGATCTCCGTGCGCCGGAGCACCAGGGCCAGGCGGGTGAGCCTGCGGGTGTCGGCCGGGAGGGCGGAGCTGGTCGTCCCCGCAGGCGTTTCCGAGAGCAGGGCCAGGGAGTTCGCTGAGTCCAACGCCGCCTGGATCGTCCGCAAGCTCGAGGAGTCGCGCGCGCATGCCGCTCCGGTCCCTGCCGCCACCGGTCTGCCGAGCATGGACGTTCTCGCCTCCGAAGGGGCGCGATTCCCATACCGCGGAGCAACCGGGGTCGTCCGGGTGGAGATCGGGGATTACCGCAGGATCCGGGTCGAGAAGGATGGATGCTTCGTCGTGCATGCTCCGGCGGGCGCCACGGCCGTCTCCGTCGAAAAGGCCCTGAGGGTGTTCCTGGATGGTGAGCTGGAGAGCGTGTTCCGGATGTGCCAGGCCAGGTTCCGGGCGGAGACGGGCAGGACAGCCGCCGGTCTGAGGTTCCGGGACATGAAGACGCTGTGGGGCAGCTGCAGCGCATCCGGCATGGTGACGCTCAACAGGCAGCTGTCCCGGCTCCCGGTCGCGATCGTCGAGTACACCTCCTACCACGAGCTCTGTCACATCCTGGTCAAGGGCCACGGGAGGGAGTTCTGGAGCCTCCTGGCCGGTCTGGTTCCGGATTGCCGGAGCTGCAGGGATTATCTACGGAAGTGCAGATAG
- a CDS encoding methyltransferase domain-containing protein has translation MPGGWYCLPLEARDAVYRRQACETAALRRFIYGLLNLRSAGSVLEPGCGTGLVLEEVSMLTDAVLTGMDRDAEALSIACSRTARLHAVECDIETAVLPRSGIVLLSHVLLELGKPAEFLRRIRGCLGGGGRLAVLGEYDWDSAEFPGDPGLLSRVKRSMADDGLDLTLAGMLPGLLERSGLRVIHSGSTVSARPFDAGFLSGLPGVLDDGGAAPAGPLHLPVKWAVCAR, from the coding sequence ATGCCCGGGGGATGGTACTGCCTGCCCCTCGAGGCCAGGGATGCGGTCTACCGAAGGCAGGCCTGCGAGACGGCCGCGCTCAGGCGCTTCATCTACGGCCTCCTGAACCTGAGGTCCGCCGGATCGGTGCTGGAGCCGGGATGCGGCACGGGGCTGGTTCTCGAAGAGGTCTCGATGCTCACGGATGCGGTGCTGACAGGCATGGACCGCGACGCGGAGGCTCTCTCCATCGCATGCAGCAGAACCGCGAGACTCCATGCCGTCGAGTGCGACATCGAAACCGCGGTTCTTCCCCGCTCCGGGATCGTTCTCCTCTCCCACGTCCTGCTCGAACTGGGGAAACCCGCGGAATTCCTGCGGAGGATCCGGGGATGCCTCGGAGGGGGAGGGAGGCTGGCCGTGCTGGGGGAGTACGACTGGGATTCCGCGGAATTCCCGGGAGACCCCGGCCTGCTCTCGAGGGTGAAGCGCTCCATGGCTGACGACGGCCTCGATCTCACACTGGCAGGCATGCTGCCCGGACTCCTCGAGAGGTCCGGCCTGCGGGTGATCCACTCGGGTTCGACCGTTTCGGCCAGGCCTTTCGATGCAGGTTTCCTCTCGGGTCTTCCCGGCGTCCTCGATGACGGCGGAGCCGCCCCCGCAGGCCCTCTCCATCTCCCGGTGAAGTGGGCGGTATGCGCGAGGTGA
- a CDS encoding RNA polymerase sigma factor, with the protein MAVRLVKGRQKVRDERTDSELMIALCKGDEAAFSEVIRRFQGPVYSLLIRMLGNEDDAEELLQVTFCRVHQYRDHYDPERPLVTWIFTIASNLAKKEWRRRSHWMQVPEDSVNLTSPVATTPHYESGRRELRASLEEAINRLPVHYREPFLLREDQQLTYEEISEVLGVRIGTVKSRINRARAQLRESLSEAWERWR; encoded by the coding sequence GTGGCAGTCAGGCTGGTCAAGGGTCGACAGAAGGTCAGGGACGAACGCACCGATTCCGAGCTGATGATCGCCCTGTGCAAGGGCGACGAGGCCGCGTTCTCCGAGGTCATCAGGAGGTTCCAGGGTCCGGTCTACTCCCTCCTGATCAGGATGCTCGGAAACGAGGACGACGCCGAGGAACTGCTCCAGGTCACGTTCTGCCGCGTCCACCAGTACAGGGACCACTACGATCCCGAACGCCCCCTGGTGACCTGGATCTTCACCATAGCGAGCAACCTGGCGAAGAAGGAGTGGAGGAGGAGGTCCCACTGGATGCAGGTCCCCGAGGATTCGGTCAACCTGACCAGCCCCGTGGCGACCACGCCGCATTACGAATCCGGAAGGCGGGAGCTCCGGGCCTCCCTCGAAGAGGCCATCAACAGGCTCCCCGTTCACTACCGCGAACCGTTCCTGCTGCGCGAGGATCAGCAGCTCACCTACGAAGAGATCTCAGAGGTCCTCGGCGTCAGGATAGGCACCGTCAAATCCAGGATAAACCGGGCGAGGGCACAGCTGAGGGAATCCCTCAGCGAGGCATGGGAGCGTTGGAGATGA
- a CDS encoding CBS domain-containing protein — protein MPEGSVFLYLSDLLGRRVRSSDGSFSGRLVDLVASFSEKFPEIEAAIFSTRHGRRTIPMDARLCGALLSGGIMEGGASDAEPPSDPGWQHLRRVLLDKQVVDVKGAKVVRVNDIHLLAHSGRMFLVHVDIGLTGLARRLGMGGGLSKAIAALGGKAKDELVSWRFVQPLPAAGNEPVKLTLRQEQLRQLHPGELADIIEELDPGERLAMVRSFDTPQVADVLEEAEEAVQAAIICDLDSATAADILEEMEPAAAVDIVGMLPEHTQQDIMAEMEDTDRALIERLSLAGEDTAASLMTVEYLSCPVGATVGDALGILSGNAAGVQFIGYMYCLEPESGRLSGVLSLRTLLSSPPETPVAGLMNRRLTSLSPDDDLDRVAELFMKFRLHALPVVDGYGAMEGIVAFEHAFDELLPRLARLAG, from the coding sequence ATGCCCGAAGGCAGCGTGTTCCTCTACCTTTCTGATCTCCTCGGGAGAAGGGTCAGGTCCTCGGACGGATCCTTCTCCGGCAGGCTCGTGGACCTGGTGGCCTCGTTCTCCGAGAAGTTCCCGGAGATAGAGGCTGCGATCTTCTCGACCCGCCACGGCAGGAGGACCATCCCCATGGATGCGCGGCTCTGCGGGGCGCTGCTCTCGGGCGGGATCATGGAGGGCGGAGCCTCGGACGCCGAGCCTCCCTCCGACCCCGGCTGGCAGCATCTCCGCAGGGTGCTGCTGGACAAGCAGGTGGTGGATGTCAAAGGCGCCAAGGTAGTTCGCGTCAACGACATCCATCTCCTCGCCCACTCAGGCCGGATGTTCCTGGTTCATGTCGACATAGGCCTCACCGGGCTCGCCAGGCGCCTCGGGATGGGCGGCGGGCTGTCGAAGGCCATCGCCGCCCTGGGCGGGAAGGCCAAGGACGAGCTGGTCTCCTGGCGGTTCGTCCAGCCGCTCCCCGCGGCGGGCAACGAGCCGGTGAAGCTGACGCTCAGGCAGGAGCAGCTCAGGCAGCTCCATCCCGGAGAACTGGCGGACATCATCGAGGAACTGGATCCGGGCGAGAGGCTTGCCATGGTGCGCTCGTTCGACACCCCGCAGGTGGCCGACGTGCTGGAGGAGGCGGAGGAAGCAGTCCAGGCAGCCATCATCTGCGATCTCGACTCGGCCACCGCGGCCGACATCCTCGAGGAGATGGAGCCGGCGGCGGCCGTGGACATAGTGGGGATGCTTCCCGAGCACACCCAGCAGGACATAATGGCCGAGATGGAGGACACCGACAGGGCCCTGATCGAGAGGCTCTCCCTGGCCGGGGAGGACACGGCGGCCTCTCTGATGACTGTCGAATACCTGTCCTGCCCGGTTGGCGCGACCGTCGGAGACGCGCTCGGGATACTGTCCGGGAACGCAGCCGGGGTGCAGTTCATCGGCTACATGTACTGCCTCGAGCCGGAATCCGGCCGGCTCTCCGGTGTCCTGTCCCTGCGGACCCTGCTCTCGTCACCGCCGGAAACCCCGGTGGCGGGGCTGATGAACCGCAGGCTGACCTCACTCTCGCCCGACGACGACCTCGACCGCGTTGCCGAACTGTTCATGAAGTTCAGGCTGCACGCCCTGCCCGTGGTGGACGGATACGGGGCGATGGAGGGCATCGTGGCTTTCGAGCATGCGTTCGACGAGCTGCTCCCGAGGCTTGCGCGGCTTGCGGGCTGA
- a CDS encoding diguanylate cyclase, translated as MILDGASCDLILDDLFEGLYVVDRNRRIVFWNKAAERITGFTAAEVTGSSCADSILNHVDSKGMNLCTGACPLAQTLADGVHREADVFLHHRDGHRVPVSIRISPVTDASGNLIGSVELFSDSSRRSAIESRIRELEEMAYLDDLTRIANRNRLESEITERLSRTGAVGRGFGLLFMDIDDFKSFNDTYGHDTGDQVLKSLAATLTVNARPSDFVGRWGGDEFAVIVDGCSPESLAAVGNRLRMLISASYVRTGDLSLRITVSIGATVPVPGDTLEAMVKRADGLLYESKRAGKDRLCSG; from the coding sequence TTGATACTGGACGGTGCATCCTGCGACCTGATCCTGGACGACCTGTTCGAAGGGCTCTACGTGGTCGACAGGAACCGGAGGATAGTGTTCTGGAACAAGGCCGCCGAGAGGATCACGGGCTTCACCGCGGCCGAAGTCACGGGCTCGTCCTGTGCCGACAGCATACTCAACCATGTCGACTCGAAGGGGATGAACCTCTGCACGGGCGCATGTCCGCTCGCACAGACCCTGGCCGACGGAGTCCACCGTGAGGCCGACGTCTTCCTCCACCACAGGGACGGGCACAGGGTTCCCGTCTCGATCCGCATCAGCCCGGTCACCGATGCGTCGGGAAACCTGATAGGGAGCGTCGAGCTCTTCTCGGACTCGAGCCGCAGGTCTGCCATAGAGTCGAGGATCAGGGAGCTGGAGGAGATGGCCTACCTCGACGATCTCACCAGGATCGCCAACAGGAACCGGCTCGAGAGCGAGATAACCGAGAGGCTGAGCCGCACCGGGGCGGTCGGCAGGGGTTTCGGCCTGCTCTTCATGGACATAGACGACTTCAAGAGCTTCAACGACACATACGGGCACGACACCGGCGACCAGGTGCTGAAGTCCCTCGCCGCGACCCTCACGGTGAACGCCCGCCCTTCGGATTTCGTCGGGAGATGGGGCGGTGACGAGTTCGCGGTGATAGTCGACGGCTGTTCGCCGGAGAGCCTCGCCGCGGTCGGCAACAGGCTGCGCATGCTGATCAGCGCATCCTACGTGAGGACGGGCGATCTGTCCCTCAGGATCACCGTCTCCATCGGGGCGACCGTCCCCGTGCCCGGGGACACCCTGGAGGCGATGGTCAAGCGTGCGGACGGACTGCTATACGAGAGCAAGCGAGCCGGCAAGGACCGCCTGTGCAGCGGATAG
- a CDS encoding PDZ domain-containing protein encodes MILHAVLMAALAAQASFPPVVTIRRERVPGVTELSTGVAISDRHVAALSAFAGPDSPLFVEYDGELYEPDTVHICPDLGIAILSFGDDVFDEFSRPGSRVPGTGEVLNLVGQGISGLISISARVERHYDDGALLLSAPRMEGLMGACAFDSSGVLVGLVTGVVTYESRSITASAIDYLAVIPTQMWYIWADLAMQGAPRNDVPFGITATSCSAGADTGRPAGVLVVAVDTGSMADECGLRPGDVITRVDTVRTYHPESVRGLLMQSADSLEAEVWSRGSSRRVSLPPIH; translated from the coding sequence ATGATCCTCCATGCCGTACTGATGGCGGCTCTCGCCGCGCAGGCCTCCTTCCCGCCGGTGGTGACGATCCGCCGGGAGAGGGTGCCGGGAGTGACCGAGCTCTCCACCGGCGTGGCCATCTCGGACAGGCATGTGGCCGCGCTGAGCGCCTTCGCGGGGCCCGACTCGCCCCTGTTCGTCGAGTACGACGGCGAGCTCTACGAACCCGACACGGTCCACATCTGCCCCGATCTCGGCATCGCGATACTCTCGTTCGGGGACGACGTCTTCGACGAGTTCTCCAGGCCCGGGAGCCGCGTGCCCGGGACGGGGGAGGTACTGAACCTGGTCGGGCAGGGCATCTCCGGCCTGATCTCCATTTCCGCCAGGGTCGAGCGCCACTACGACGACGGCGCCCTCCTGCTCTCGGCCCCGAGGATGGAGGGGCTGATGGGCGCATGCGCCTTCGACTCCTCCGGAGTCCTCGTCGGGCTGGTGACGGGCGTGGTGACCTACGAGAGCCGCTCGATCACGGCATCGGCCATCGACTACCTCGCGGTCATCCCGACCCAGATGTGGTACATATGGGCTGATCTCGCCATGCAGGGCGCACCGAGGAACGACGTCCCCTTCGGCATCACGGCCACGTCCTGCTCGGCCGGTGCGGATACTGGCAGGCCCGCCGGGGTTCTCGTCGTCGCGGTGGACACCGGCAGCATGGCGGACGAGTGCGGGCTCAGGCCGGGCGACGTCATCACCAGGGTGGACACGGTGAGGACCTACCACCCGGAATCCGTGAGAGGCCTCCTCATGCAGTCGGCCGACAGCCTGGAGGCCGAGGTCTGGTCGCGGGGATCGAGCCGGAGGGTTTCGCTCCCGCCCATCCACTGA
- a CDS encoding SDR family NAD(P)-dependent oxidoreductase — MPVRLNAYAMIVGGAGGIGRSAAGLFRRNGWDILLADRDPARLGDAASSLPPGPGSVSTIVLDMNDGESVRRTAGRMEDGGIRIGALVVVAAVHGTWPAELLPDTEIDRVMSTNLTSHIRLVRDLLPLLDKGARLVGVSSIAASVGVPMSSMYSASKAGMEAFYECLATELSHRGIRVSVVRPGNVDTGFNETGNGFPGCGDPAVDLAYARVVSGIDSSLGMPPRRVAEAVYRAATSRNPRFLYVVGMNALKAHWAVRILGKELAVRLMARFFGLDGPGAGRPGQGGSR; from the coding sequence ATGCCCGTACGCCTGAATGCCTACGCCATGATCGTCGGAGGGGCGGGGGGCATCGGCCGCTCGGCCGCCGGCCTGTTCCGCCGGAACGGATGGGACATCCTGCTCGCCGACCGCGACCCGGCGCGACTGGGGGACGCCGCATCGTCCCTGCCGCCCGGTCCGGGGTCCGTTTCGACGATCGTCCTCGACATGAACGACGGTGAGTCCGTGCGAAGGACCGCCGGGCGGATGGAGGACGGCGGCATCCGGATAGGTGCGCTCGTAGTGGTCGCGGCCGTCCACGGGACATGGCCGGCCGAACTCCTGCCCGATACGGAGATCGACCGGGTGATGTCGACCAACCTCACCTCCCACATCAGGCTCGTGCGCGACCTGCTGCCCCTCCTGGACAAGGGTGCGAGGCTGGTGGGAGTGAGCTCGATCGCCGCCAGCGTCGGCGTTCCTATGTCCTCCATGTACTCGGCGTCGAAAGCCGGGATGGAGGCCTTCTACGAGTGCCTCGCCACCGAGCTCTCGCACAGGGGCATAAGGGTCTCGGTGGTGCGCCCCGGAAACGTGGACACCGGCTTCAACGAGACCGGCAACGGCTTCCCCGGTTGCGGCGACCCGGCAGTGGACCTCGCCTACGCGCGGGTCGTCTCGGGGATAGACAGCAGCCTGGGCATGCCGCCCCGGAGGGTGGCCGAAGCGGTCTACCGGGCTGCGACGAGCCGGAACCCGAGGTTCCTCTATGTCGTGGGGATGAATGCCCTGAAGGCCCACTGGGCGGTTAGGATCCTGGGCAAGGAGCTCGCGGTGCGGCTCATGGCCAGGTTCTTCGGACTGGACGGTCCGGGCGCAGGCAGACCCGGGCAGGGAGGGAGCCGATGA